The Drosophila bipectinata strain 14024-0381.07 chromosome 3L, DbipHiC1v2, whole genome shotgun sequence region tcccaagcgaagtaccttaaacgatttctatatcgattctccaccattctgcatcaaaatcaaatcctgagacaaaatattttttagagtttttGTCCATTGTTCCTGAAGGGGGAATCAACTTTAAATCAACTCGAGAGGTGATCCTGACTAAGAAAATAggatcggagatgtctccttcactgcgttgctcaccaaaattttgaccaaaattataataccctctgcaagggtataaaaatatacatatcttTTATTGACTCATTCGGAAGTACGTCAGAGACTCACCTGGAATGTATAGCTTCTGGCCTTATCAAGCCTTTATCTATGGTCTTATCTatagaaaaacaaaactttccGGAACAACAATtactttaaaatgcattttgttttgaaataCTCTAGATAATATTTCTTCATAAAATTATAAGAAGACTACCCCCAAAAGCACGTCTCTCGATGCATACCTACAGCAAGGATAGATCCGGGAGTAATACTCTATATAGAGTGAAGAATAGCTTCAAacattacaaaaaatattcttgCTGGAATATGGTTTTGAGAATAGATCTCCCAATACTTTAGAGCCTATAGGGATCATGCTGGACATATTTTCAACTTCAAGGCAAAGTAATAGTCCTTTTTCTAGTCCTTCAACTCCTTCACCACTGATAAGTCTATGTAGGCCACCCCCTTCatccaaataaaataatctattggtattatttcttttcatttattgaaattttcaagtcttttgctttttcatatacatattgtttttgttttgaaacttTTATATACTTTTGCGTCCGCGTTCGGGTTTTGCGTTATACtcgtatttaatattttaggttTTGGGTAGTTTTGGCTctataaatatgaataattaTAGCTAATtgcttttaaattaatattcaaGGTAtatacacgcacacacacgcgGTATATACTAcgcgaattttttttattttggttacaCAAACGTACTTATATAGATGGTTTggtaaagaaaatatatataatatacataGCGCGCATTTAACGGGGGTGTGTGTGTTACATAATATATGCTAATAGATCTACATAGATAGATCGCAATCGATAGAGGATTAGATTAGAAAAAGGGTATGGACTTTTAGTAAGTTGTTGTTTGAAagttggtgttttttttttttggagaaagATTAGAATTATACAATTATGTGTATTATGCATAATATTTAGCAAatagttatttttttcgagtgtatatatatatatatatatgtttaccGTTGTATATACAGTTTAGTTTTAGAAACTTATTTTAGTGCTTTGTAGATAGTGTTTGTGGAAACAGATAATCGttgaatttatttacaataatataAGTAGAGAACGAAGGAACATTCAAGAATTCACTATATACTCTCAAGCAGTTAGGTGTTAGGTTCTGAAGATAAATGGCGTTCGGTTCGTTTCGATTCGGATTTAACAGATATTTCTAAACAGATTTTGACTTAGACCTCCGTCGACCGTCCGTTCTCGTCCGTGCGGGAGGCCTTCCTCTCCCGACCCGGTATCCTGCCTGTGAGGGGCTGCGCCTGCGCCTGGGCCTGAGCCTGAGCTTGTGCCTGAGCCTGTGCCTGAGCTTGCAGTTGTGCCTGTTGCTGCAacatttgttgctgctgcagcatGTAAGCAGCCTGAGATTGTTGCACAAAGTTGGCGTGGGTGTAGGCCTGCATTCCCGGTGCTGCATAGACATTCGGAGTGGCTATTGCCGCCGTGGGTGGCATGTTGAAGCGCATCTTGGCCGCTGCCGCTGCATTGGCTGCCGCAGCTATGGCGGCGGCATTATCCCGAGAGGCGCTCGACGTGGTGGTGGACTGGAACGAGATGCTCATGCCGCTGTCCAAAGAGCCCACGCTTCCCCTCCTCTGAGGTTTCTCGTTGCCAACTAAGGGTAGAAGACAAAAGGTTAGTAATCCTCTAGAGAATCTCTTAGAGTAGCAAACTTACACTGCTCGTGCATGTCCAGGAGACTGTTGCTCAGCGCACTGCGCTTCAGCTGTTGCGTGGAATCGGCCGAGTTGGGTGCCTGCTCCCCGGCTGCCTGGGATCCCGCCTGATAGGGACATGGACACACCTCCACATCGGCCACACCGCTGTCCCGGTTCTCGGCATTGCCGGGGGCCCGGTTGCGCGCCGACTTCTGGCGCTCCAGCTCGGCCTCGATGCGCAGCGACTCCATTTCGTCCATTTCGCTGATCGACTCCTTGAGGTCCTCGGCAAACTTGCAGCGGTCGTGCTCGTTGCGGGCATTGAACGTGATCAGGATCTTGCCGTCCACCTTCTGCGACAGCTGGATGCAGAACGGATAGTTGGGCATGTCCAGCAGCGTCACCACAGTGCCGCACAGCGGGAAGCTGTTGCGGAATGTGTACGTGACTGAGGTCTTCTTTTTGCTGAAGATCTTCGTGATGACGAGCAGATCGTTGAAGAGGAACACCTCCCGCTGGTGCACACCCGGTCGCTCCTTCTTGTTCACATCGGGGATTTCGTAGAGGCGGCAGTAGCAGACCAACCGGCGATGGGGCAGGGCCAGATTCGGTTTCTTGCCGACAATGGTGGCCTGGACCTTCATCACCTGAGTGACGTGGTCGCTGCCGGGCTTGAACTCGTCCGACTTGACGCGCTCGTAGATGCCGGTCAGCATGTCCTTGTCGATGTCGTGGCAGTCGTCGATGCCGCGCAGGTTCTTGATGAAGTCCTCGACGCGCATCCGACGCTCCGGTTTCAGATTGGGCGTATGCAGATCCGTGTTCAGCATGATGATGGCAAAAGCCAGGACAAAGATCTACGGATAAGAGGGTAACAGGTTAGTGGGTCTACTAAAGTCTAAGTATATCCTGATGACTCACCGTATCGGATGATCTTAGTCGCCCCACGATATCGGCATTGCACTCGCAGTAGCGCTGCGAGAAGATCTCCATCAGACGTTCGATCTTCTGCGCCTCACCCGGCATCCGGAAGTAGGCCTGGAACTTGCGCAGAGCCACATCCACCTGCCGGCCGGACAGGTCCAGCTCCATGGCGAAGCAGCTGAGCACAGCCATGTTGAACTGGTTCTGCAGGTTGCCCAAATACTCGCCGATCATCTGGCGGGAGAGACCCTTACGGGTGATCAGGAACCGGGCCACTCCCTGGGGCGTGTTCTCGAGGAAACCCCGCCGAATCAGATAGGTGATGCCCTTCTCCGGCTTCTTGTTGAAGAGATTCAAGCCGACGCGGTACTGCCTCTTGCGTATCGTCTCCGACATCTTGTAGTTCTGGGCCACCCCAGCGGCCGCGGCCGCCGcctgcagttgctgctgctcgtgctgctgctgctcatgCTGCTCGTATTGGGCGGCGCTCGTGTGCGAGGATATAGCATGGTCGTCGGCCGGGGGCAGTCCACCCACTGCGGTGGCAGCTGCCACTGCGGCCTGCATCTGGGCGGCATAGCCACCAGCTCCGCCGCCAACTCCATGGCCGGGGGCTGCTCCAGCCGAGTCCGCGGAGTGGGTGGAGAACTGCTGGGAGCTGTTCAGGGCTGTGCCGCGCTTCCATGTGTGGGGGGAGTTGCTGCGGTCCGAGCCCAAGTCACTGTTCATGTTGCGCTCCGCGGAGGTGACACTCGAGTCCGAGCCGGAGCTCTGCACGGAGGTCAGGCTGCCGTTCTCCGCCGTCTTGCAGAGCCCGTTGGTTCGCAACAGCGACGGAGGCGGTGGCGTCTGTCgctgcagcaacaacagctggCTCTGCTGCTGGGCGGTTATGGAGCTGGTCCGCTTGGGCACCTCCGGCGGCACCTTCttgccgctgccactgccccCACTGCCGCTCCCTGTGCTGCCGCTGCAGCTGGGCGTGGGCGTGGTGCTGCCGCCCTTGGGTCGCATATAGATCTGGGCCGCCGAGTAGTAGGGCGTGTGCGGGGAGTGGCCGGTGGTGTTGGCGCTGCTGGAGTTCACCCAGGAGGCGTTCAGAGAGGTATCCGCCGAGCTGGCATAGCTCAGGTCATGTGGCGAGCCATGGTAGCTGGTGTAGTAGGCGGCCGCTGTGGGCATGGCCTGGGCGTTGTAATAATGCGGCTCGGCGGCATGCAACAGATTCACGTGAGGATGCGAGGCCAAGGCACCAGAACTGGCCGTTGTGCTGGCTATGGAGGCGGGGGAGGCTCCTGTTTGATAGAATTTCGATTTAGTTAGTAGGGGTTACTAAGTAGTTTAGTCACTTGGATTAGGAGGCACTATTCTTGAAGATTTCATCATGAATGCTTTTGGAACCTGACCTGCATTCCATTAGAGAAACTCATTCAAGTCCTAAAAGTTAATCGATGTTTTATAATTCCACCCATAAAGATAAAATTCCCTACAAAGTTAAGACGCAAATAATTTACTTtccttttaaaaaatcttaatttatTCAAGTATTTACTTAAACTTGAAAGAAATGTTTACCTTTTAACGGTCAAGGCTTACAGTTCGCTACCCTCAGGAAAGTCTGAAAAGGTCACCATAAACCCCCGATAAGGTAAACCAATAAAAACCACTTCATGGAAATGCTAAAAAGTTAAGGGGGGTACTGCTCaccagaaataataaaaaaaggaagccaCTTTCCAAAGAATATATGCAAACTCAAAGATAGTATTTCTTCCTCAAAGATAGTTACCATCCAAGCTATCCAAGCTATCCAAGTTATCTCTCCAGACACTCACCTGACTGACTACGCGGTATGGGACTGCAGTCCAGCTGACGTCGCTCCCGCATGGAAAGTGAACGCGTGGGCGGTGTCCGCGATAAGCCCGGAGAAGCTGCTCCCGGTGGACCCGCCATGATCGTGACAcgtggctgttgttgttgttgttgctggtgttgttgttgctgttgctgctgttgctccaGTTGAGATTCTGTAACACTGCCATAGGCTGAGGAGGTGGAGGTATTGGTGGCATCCGCCTCGGCCAGGGTCATGTTGCTGGCCGTAACGACCATGCGCCGGGATAGACGCTTCTCGGCCTTGGCCATGGCCGTGATGGAGGCGAACTTCTTCACCATCATGTAGTGGCGGAAGGCGCGCTGAATGGTCACCGCTGCGTTGCGGGCTCGCAGACCGCCGTACTTGCGCTCCAGCAGCTCGATCTGCTTCTCGAGCAGATCTTGCGAGAGTTCGTAGCTGCAGAAGATGGAAGAAAAGTATCTGATAAGTATCCGATCGAGTATCCGGTTCTCGAATATGCCGCCGCCTAGCTTGCTTCGAAATTTGCAAATAACTGTGAATGTGAGGAGACGCCCGCCGCCGCTATAGACCCCGATAAGATACCGCCACGAGTATCTTTTGAATACAACGAGTATCTTTGGCGTCGTCGACCTGATTAGACTCTGCGCTCTTGGAGGGGCGGCTATAATAATATGGCCCATTGGCACAGGCTGACTAATAAGCTATAGATTCCTAGTCACAATTACCCGATTAAATTGGCAATTAAAATGGTATTTTTGGGAGATCCCCCCAATTCTCCCCACTGCTGTCTTTTGTTTGCAAAAATCAGATGATGTACTGCAGTCTTCTATCTGCTATCTTGTGACGAAAGAGAGTATCTTATCTGAAAGATACCAACTGGATACCTTTTTCACCACGatgatttggccaaaatggaGGCTAATGGCGAACAAAGTCCAGAGTCATTAAGGCACACTTTTTGCTTCCATAGATAACTTAATTAGATCAGCGATAAGGGGCTACTGTAAGATACTTTATAAGGCTCTTAATGACCCTAAGAATCGTCTACAGTTGCTAGACTAAGTTTATAGTTTAGtttcttaaacaaaaaacaaatacttATCAAGAATCGTGGTATAAATTCTTGAAGAATTCTTCAACTGATAAAGTGATTAACTTTTCACTCCATGACTGGTCTCTGACATATCGCTAAGAACTGATAAGTTTCCATCTCTGATCTGTGACCTTATCAGAGTGGAGGTTTAAAAATAAGTACTATATTTATGGTAGACTTTCttccaattaatttaataatctCTCCAATTCTAATTCGAAAAACCATCTGCTGTTCGTTAGTGTTGATTTTGGAGGTCCCTACCCATGGCTCCCCTAATAAAGTTACCCAAAGATAAGGCCGATTTCCCGGAAAACTCCCCCCAAGCTGAGAAATAAATCCCCCAAGCTCCCACCCCTCAGGCTTGATACTTACGCCGACTGCGCCCTTGTCCGCTTGAGGACATCCCCTCCATTCCGGATGGAGTTCTTCTTGTGCAtgccctgctgctgctgctgttgctggtgctgcatCATCACACTGGTGGCTCCGGCCCCCAGACCAGTGCCAACTCCACTGCCCGCTATGACCACCGCCCCACCATGGCCATGATGATGGCCATGCCCGTGGAGCATGTGATGGTGGTGGTACTGACCCGCCACCTGGACATAGTGACCGGTGGCGGCCTGGTGGAGGTGCTGGTGGtgatgctgctgttgctgttgctgctgctgatggcaCGTGGGATACTGCTGGATCTGGTAGACCATCTGGGGATGCTGTTGCGCAGGATAGTTGATGGCGGCGGAGGCGCTGTGGGCCCCGGGAGCATAGTGGTTCTGCAGGTAGACATAGCCGCCGACACTGCTGCCGTCGGTGGAGGTACTGACGGATCCCTGGGGTGGTGCGCCAGCCAAATCGTACTGGGTGGAGCCACTGCGTTCCAGGCTCTTCTGGGGAAAGCTGAAAGTAGAAGAAATACAAGATATTGATTAGTTTTTTGGAATATTATTTGGAGTATAAATCTTCCATTGACATCCAGAGGTGTGTGTTGTCTTTCAAAAACCCAACCTTAAAGCTATTTTTTATCGAAAAACCCGATAAGAGAACTTTCGTTTTCTGGGTCAGGCTGGGCGCGGGGTTCTCCTACCTTTCGCCAATTATAAAACCCGATATGCAAATGATCATGATGGCTGCTCAAGATCTATAAACTGGGCAGAGTCTGGTCTGAGTCTGGGAGATGATCACACATAAGGCACACTGGTAGATATATAGGTAGATATCCGCTAGATCGTTTTAATTAATCCACTTCTGAATGATATGTCGGTCTTGCGGGGAGGAAGCACTATGGAAGACCCGATCCCGTTCGCGTTCGCGTTTCAACTAAACCGAGCCCTCTGCGAGTGCCCGGCAAGGTGAGAGCAGCGTAGGCACTGCGCAAGCGCGTCGGCGTCCCTCTGTCATTCTGTCCCTTTCACGCATCAAAACGTGTTTCGCATGCCTCATTAAGTGCGTGTGCGTGCGAGGGAGTAGGGAACACCTACTACTCAGGCCTTCAAACGAAGCCCACACGAAAATGCAtctgtttttgtttagaaCTCGTCGGgttacccaaaaaaaaaaagaacaattgAGGGGCTCTTCAACAAAGGaacaggaaaaaaatatagaaatccCAAGTGTAAAAGGATCCATTAGCCGAcagagacagacagacatagAGAGGGGGATGGCACTACCAAAGCCATATGCTGGATGGAAAGTAAAGGAAATTATTAGCCAACGATGACAAACTTATAGATAGGTGCAGGATCAGTTCAGGATCTGTTGAGATCTTTCCAGTCTCTAAGACAGGATGCAACAATTGAGGTGATCATAAAGGAGATTTTTGCAGGGATAAATAGAggaaagagagagagattCTATGGGGGGTTGGGGGTTAAGCAACAGATGAGACTCAGAAGAAAGAGAGGTATTTTGAGAGATATTTCTGAGATTTTTCATTGAAACTTTTCTACAGAATCTTTCAAAGTCggtgtttttttaaaaataaggtATAAAAAATGATAAAGTTTTATAAGGCAAAGGTCAAACCTAATATACCTATAGATAGCTTAAAGAAGTTTCAATAGAAAATCAAAGAAATATGTATTAAACTATATTTAAGATATGGTATTATAATATAGTCTTTCCACCTCTGTACCTTAAACTCTTTAAACTCATCTGTAGCCCTCATCCTCCTTAGATCTATTCAAAAATCACTATCCCTAGGCTCTTCCTTCTCTTCCTAATCTACTCACC contains the following coding sequences:
- the siz gene encoding IQ motif and SEC7 domain-containing protein 1 isoform X3; protein product: MSSYTAAQYYKTTNMITSNEIYCFPQKSLERSGSTQYDLAGAPPQGSVSTSTDGSSVGGYVYLQNHYAPGAHSASAAINYPAQQHPQMVYQIQQYPTCHQQQQQQQQHHHQHLHQAATGHYVQVAGQYHHHHMLHGHGHHHGHGGAVVIAGSGVGTGLGAGATSVMMQHQQQQQQQGMHKKNSIRNGGDVLKRTRAQSAYELSQDLLEKQIELLERKYGGLRARNAAVTIQRAFRHYMMVKKFASITAMAKAEKRLSRRMVVTASNMTLAEADATNTSTSSAYGSVTESQLEQQQQQQQQHQQQQQQQPRVTIMAGPPGAASPGLSRTPPTRSLSMRERRQLDCSPIPRSQSGASPASIASTTASSGALASHPHVNLLHAAEPHYYNAQAMPTAAAYYTSYHGSPHDLSYASSADTSLNASWVNSSSANTTGHSPHTPYYSAAQIYMRPKGGSTTPTPSCSGSTGSGSGGSGSGKKVPPEVPKRTSSITAQQQSQLLLLQRQTPPPPSLLRTNGLCKTAENGSLTSVQSSGSDSSVTSAERNMNSDLGSDRSNSPHTWKRGTALNSSQQFSTHSADSAGAAPGHGVGGGAGGYAAQMQAAVAAATAVGGLPPADDHAISSHTSAAQYEQHEQQQHEQQQLQAAAAAAGVAQNYKMSETIRKRQYRVGLNLFNKKPEKGITYLIRRGFLENTPQGVARFLITRKGLSRQMIGEYLGNLQNQFNMAVLSCFAMELDLSGRQVDVALRKFQAYFRMPGEAQKIERLMEIFSQRYCECNADIVGRLRSSDTIFVLAFAIIMLNTDLHTPNLKPERRMRVEDFIKNLRGIDDCHDIDKDMLTGIYERVKSDEFKPGSDHVTQVMKVQATIVGKKPNLALPHRRLVCYCRLYEIPDVNKKERPGVHQREVFLFNDLLVITKIFSKKKTSVTYTFRNSFPLCGTVVTLLDMPNYPFCIQLSQKVDGKILITFNARNEHDRCKFAEDLKESISEMDEMESLRIEAELERQKSARNRAPGNAENRDSGVADVEVCPCPYQAGSQAAGEQAPNSADSTQQLKRSALSNSLLDMHEQFGNEKPQRRGSVGSLDSGMSISFQSTTTSSASRDNAAAIAAAANAAAAAKMRFNMPPTAAIATPNVYAAPGMQAYTHANFVQQSQAAYMLQQQQMLQQQAQLQAQAQAQAQAQAQAQAQAQPLTGRIPGRERKASRTDENGRSTEV
- the siz gene encoding IQ motif and SEC7 domain-containing protein 1 isoform X1; this translates as MAEEPNTIDRTDTDQELMLHQTTQSLLMASSMMFVDHPGGAASLPMAMPRPLHAPIPYSVDELLRENNTLHAKIKELSIERDRLLCEVSNLRLELDMSELKRLPVDFGDESFPQKSLERSGSTQYDLAGAPPQGSVSTSTDGSSVGGYVYLQNHYAPGAHSASAAINYPAQQHPQMVYQIQQYPTCHQQQQQQQQHHHQHLHQAATGHYVQVAGQYHHHHMLHGHGHHHGHGGAVVIAGSGVGTGLGAGATSVMMQHQQQQQQQGMHKKNSIRNGGDVLKRTRAQSAYELSQDLLEKQIELLERKYGGLRARNAAVTIQRAFRHYMMVKKFASITAMAKAEKRLSRRMVVTASNMTLAEADATNTSTSSAYGSVTESQLEQQQQQQQQHQQQQQQQPRVTIMAGPPGAASPGLSRTPPTRSLSMRERRQLDCSPIPRSQSGASPASIASTTASSGALASHPHVNLLHAAEPHYYNAQAMPTAAAYYTSYHGSPHDLSYASSADTSLNASWVNSSSANTTGHSPHTPYYSAAQIYMRPKGGSTTPTPSCSGSTGSGSGGSGSGKKVPPEVPKRTSSITAQQQSQLLLLQRQTPPPPSLLRTNGLCKTAENGSLTSVQSSGSDSSVTSAERNMNSDLGSDRSNSPHTWKRGTALNSSQQFSTHSADSAGAAPGHGVGGGAGGYAAQMQAAVAAATAVGGLPPADDHAISSHTSAAQYEQHEQQQHEQQQLQAAAAAAGVAQNYKMSETIRKRQYRVGLNLFNKKPEKGITYLIRRGFLENTPQGVARFLITRKGLSRQMIGEYLGNLQNQFNMAVLSCFAMELDLSGRQVDVALRKFQAYFRMPGEAQKIERLMEIFSQRYCECNADIVGRLRSSDTIFVLAFAIIMLNTDLHTPNLKPERRMRVEDFIKNLRGIDDCHDIDKDMLTGIYERVKSDEFKPGSDHVTQVMKVQATIVGKKPNLALPHRRLVCYCRLYEIPDVNKKERPGVHQREVFLFNDLLVITKIFSKKKTSVTYTFRNSFPLCGTVVTLLDMPNYPFCIQLSQKVDGKILITFNARNEHDRCKFAEDLKESISEMDEMESLRIEAELERQKSARNRAPGNAENRDSGVADVEVCPCPYQAGSQAAGEQAPNSADSTQQLKRSALSNSLLDMHEQFGNEKPQRRGSVGSLDSGMSISFQSTTTSSASRDNAAAIAAAANAAAAAKMRFNMPPTAAIATPNVYAAPGMQAYTHANFVQQSQAAYMLQQQQMLQQQAQLQAQAQAQAQAQAQAQAQAQPLTGRIPGRERKASRTDENGRSTEV
- the siz gene encoding IQ motif and SEC7 domain-containing protein 1 isoform X2; its protein translation is MSRCHDNHKSRRCQQLPVPAPLSTSSAHSSSHSDLGAAESFLQYCSDNEKRPPPIVVVVGDGRSRVRRVVRTATRHVTVVSLSTRHKETQTHTSHHVTAVSFPQKSLERSGSTQYDLAGAPPQGSVSTSTDGSSVGGYVYLQNHYAPGAHSASAAINYPAQQHPQMVYQIQQYPTCHQQQQQQQQHHHQHLHQAATGHYVQVAGQYHHHHMLHGHGHHHGHGGAVVIAGSGVGTGLGAGATSVMMQHQQQQQQQGMHKKNSIRNGGDVLKRTRAQSAYELSQDLLEKQIELLERKYGGLRARNAAVTIQRAFRHYMMVKKFASITAMAKAEKRLSRRMVVTASNMTLAEADATNTSTSSAYGSVTESQLEQQQQQQQQHQQQQQQQPRVTIMAGPPGAASPGLSRTPPTRSLSMRERRQLDCSPIPRSQSGASPASIASTTASSGALASHPHVNLLHAAEPHYYNAQAMPTAAAYYTSYHGSPHDLSYASSADTSLNASWVNSSSANTTGHSPHTPYYSAAQIYMRPKGGSTTPTPSCSGSTGSGSGGSGSGKKVPPEVPKRTSSITAQQQSQLLLLQRQTPPPPSLLRTNGLCKTAENGSLTSVQSSGSDSSVTSAERNMNSDLGSDRSNSPHTWKRGTALNSSQQFSTHSADSAGAAPGHGVGGGAGGYAAQMQAAVAAATAVGGLPPADDHAISSHTSAAQYEQHEQQQHEQQQLQAAAAAAGVAQNYKMSETIRKRQYRVGLNLFNKKPEKGITYLIRRGFLENTPQGVARFLITRKGLSRQMIGEYLGNLQNQFNMAVLSCFAMELDLSGRQVDVALRKFQAYFRMPGEAQKIERLMEIFSQRYCECNADIVGRLRSSDTIFVLAFAIIMLNTDLHTPNLKPERRMRVEDFIKNLRGIDDCHDIDKDMLTGIYERVKSDEFKPGSDHVTQVMKVQATIVGKKPNLALPHRRLVCYCRLYEIPDVNKKERPGVHQREVFLFNDLLVITKIFSKKKTSVTYTFRNSFPLCGTVVTLLDMPNYPFCIQLSQKVDGKILITFNARNEHDRCKFAEDLKESISEMDEMESLRIEAELERQKSARNRAPGNAENRDSGVADVEVCPCPYQAGSQAAGEQAPNSADSTQQLKRSALSNSLLDMHEQFGNEKPQRRGSVGSLDSGMSISFQSTTTSSASRDNAAAIAAAANAAAAAKMRFNMPPTAAIATPNVYAAPGMQAYTHANFVQQSQAAYMLQQQQMLQQQAQLQAQAQAQAQAQAQAQAQAQPLTGRIPGRERKASRTDENGRSTEV
- the siz gene encoding IQ motif and SEC7 domain-containing protein 1 isoform X4, which gives rise to MIICISGFIIGESFPQKSLERSGSTQYDLAGAPPQGSVSTSTDGSSVGGYVYLQNHYAPGAHSASAAINYPAQQHPQMVYQIQQYPTCHQQQQQQQQHHHQHLHQAATGHYVQVAGQYHHHHMLHGHGHHHGHGGAVVIAGSGVGTGLGAGATSVMMQHQQQQQQQGMHKKNSIRNGGDVLKRTRAQSAYELSQDLLEKQIELLERKYGGLRARNAAVTIQRAFRHYMMVKKFASITAMAKAEKRLSRRMVVTASNMTLAEADATNTSTSSAYGSVTESQLEQQQQQQQQHQQQQQQQPRVTIMAGPPGAASPGLSRTPPTRSLSMRERRQLDCSPIPRSQSGASPASIASTTASSGALASHPHVNLLHAAEPHYYNAQAMPTAAAYYTSYHGSPHDLSYASSADTSLNASWVNSSSANTTGHSPHTPYYSAAQIYMRPKGGSTTPTPSCSGSTGSGSGGSGSGKKVPPEVPKRTSSITAQQQSQLLLLQRQTPPPPSLLRTNGLCKTAENGSLTSVQSSGSDSSVTSAERNMNSDLGSDRSNSPHTWKRGTALNSSQQFSTHSADSAGAAPGHGVGGGAGGYAAQMQAAVAAATAVGGLPPADDHAISSHTSAAQYEQHEQQQHEQQQLQAAAAAAGVAQNYKMSETIRKRQYRVGLNLFNKKPEKGITYLIRRGFLENTPQGVARFLITRKGLSRQMIGEYLGNLQNQFNMAVLSCFAMELDLSGRQVDVALRKFQAYFRMPGEAQKIERLMEIFSQRYCECNADIVGRLRSSDTIFVLAFAIIMLNTDLHTPNLKPERRMRVEDFIKNLRGIDDCHDIDKDMLTGIYERVKSDEFKPGSDHVTQVMKVQATIVGKKPNLALPHRRLVCYCRLYEIPDVNKKERPGVHQREVFLFNDLLVITKIFSKKKTSVTYTFRNSFPLCGTVVTLLDMPNYPFCIQLSQKVDGKILITFNARNEHDRCKFAEDLKESISEMDEMESLRIEAELERQKSARNRAPGNAENRDSGVADVEVCPCPYQAGSQAAGEQAPNSADSTQQLKRSALSNSLLDMHEQFGNEKPQRRGSVGSLDSGMSISFQSTTTSSASRDNAAAIAAAANAAAAAKMRFNMPPTAAIATPNVYAAPGMQAYTHANFVQQSQAAYMLQQQQMLQQQAQLQAQAQAQAQAQAQAQAQAQPLTGRIPGRERKASRTDENGRSTEV